From a single Ciconia boyciana chromosome 6, ASM3463844v1, whole genome shotgun sequence genomic region:
- the CBLIF gene encoding cobalamin binding intrinsic factor, with amino-acid sequence MLGVAFGIGVLLALAGGTAAQGCVAPHHLVLEMVQRLEESVSVQEPPNPSVLLALNLAGATDSTTYKWLLQEIQEEAVKRAQKDMTSGEVALYVLALLSSCRDPRHVEALGQTVDLLRVLQQKTDVEVAHLEVEGIPKTTLYSVSLDTLGLCLTGVGNYQKAAVLLAKQVLNAKKHLSVDTRAVAVLALVCTYNRTEQQNVQKLLWKALSTVTKDFLNKQEKNDGMIGNIYSMGLALQALEATAKFYAPRKWDCAQAFSVVYRHDYRQPMAIAQVLPALVGRSYLAAASLDCTTSASVSPGPQQSPSPKLDTPKVHRALITVHYAIVNKLQGKHFSYAISVRVPDGSTLLKVLQVAEEEKPDVFSFRTEYTSWGPMVVSIHGLAANPDDRTYWQFLSGRDALQEGVGTYQPQDGEHIRAVFSTY; translated from the exons ATGCTCGGCGTGGCTTTCGGCATCGGGGTCCTGCTGGCCCTGGCGGGCGGCACGGCCGCGCAGGGCTGCG TCGCCCCACACCACCTGGTCCTCGAGATGGTGCAGCGCCTGGAGGAATCTGTCAGCGTTCAGGAGCCGCCAAACCCCAGCGTCCTGCTGGCCTTGAACCTGGCCGGGGCCACCGACAGTACCACCTACAAGTGGCTGCTCCAGGAGATACAGGAGGAGGCCGTCAAGAGAGCCCAGAAAG ACATGACCTCGGGAGAGGTGGCTCTGTACGTGCTcgccctcctctcctcctgccgcGACCCTCGGCACGTCGAAGCCCTGGGGCAGACCGTCGACCTGCTCCGTGTCCTGCAGCAGAAAACGGACGTGGAGGTGGCCCACCTGG AGGTGGAGGGCATCCCGAAGACCACCCTGTACAGCGTGAGCCTGGACACCCTGGGCCTGTGCCTGACGGGGGTGGGCAACTACCAAAAGGCAGCCGTGCTCCTGGCCAAGCAGGTGCTGAACGCCAAGAAGCACCTCTCCGTGG ACACCCGTGCCGTGGCGGTGCTGGCGCTGGTGTGCACGTATAACCGGACGGAACAGCAGAACGTGCAGAAACTGCTCTGGAAGGCACTGTCAACGGTGACCAAGGACTTCCTCAACAAGCAGGAGAAGAATGATGGCATGATCGGGAACATCTACAGCATGGGGCTGGCCCTGCAG GCACTGGAAGCCACGGCCAAGTTTTACGCCCCGCGGAAGTGGGACTGCGCCCAGGCCTTCTCCGTGGTGTACCGCCACGACTACCGCCAGCCCATGGCCATCGCCCAGGTCCTGCCGGCCCTCGTGGGCAGATCCTACCTGGCAGCGGCCAGCCTGGACTGCACCACCAGCGCCAGCGTGTCCCCGGGCCCACAGCAGTCCCCGTCCCCAAAGCTGGATACACCCAAGGTTCACAGAG CCCTCATCACGGTGCACTACGCCATCGTCAACAAGCTGCAGGGAAAGCACTTCAGCTACGCCATCTCGGTGCGGGTCCCGGACGGCTCCACGCTGCTCAAGGTGCTGCaggtggcagaggaggagaaacccGACGTCTTTAG CTTCCGGACGGAGTACACGTCCTGGGGCCCCATGGTGGTCTCCATCCACGGGCTGGCCGCCAACCCGGATGACAGGACCTACTGGCAGTTCCTCAGCGGCAGGGATGCCCTCCAGGAAG GGGTGGGCACCTACCAGCCGCAGGACGGGGAGCACATCCGCGCCGTCTTCAGCACCTACTGA
- the MRPL16 gene encoding LOW QUALITY PROTEIN: large ribosomal subunit protein uL16m (The sequence of the model RefSeq protein was modified relative to this genomic sequence to represent the inferred CDS: deleted 2 bases in 1 codon), protein MAAPSRHFRPRRGAPAMWRWRLPRSLTAGGGPGGGVVPRAGLKKYVLPPDYSGIIFPERTKLKFMDKVPAVPKVRREPRRLRDIRGPSQVATDFTQGQYGIMALGGGYLHWGHFEMIRLTIGRSMDPKTMFAIWRVPAPYKPVTRKSLGHRMGGGKGPIDHYVTAVKSGCLVVEVGGRCEFGEVKPFLTQVARKLPFPAVAVSRDGLQQMRQEEEEKKLNNQNPWTFERVVTANMLGMRKYLSPYDLRLKGRYWGKFFLKHRV, encoded by the exons ATGGCGGCGCCCTCCAGGCACTTCCGGCCGCGGCGCGGTGCG CCGGCGATGTGGCGATGGCGGCTCCCGCGGTCGCTGACGGCGGGAGGAG GTCCCGGCGGCGGCGTCGTCCCCCGGGCGGGCCTGAAGAAGTACGTGCTGCCCCCGGACTACAGCG GTATCATCTTCCCGGAGAGGACGAAGCTGAAGTTCATGGACAAGGTCCCAGCGGTGCCCAAGGTCAGGCGGGAGCCCCGGCGGCTGCGTGACATCCGTGGCCCGTCCCAGGTGGCCACCGACTTCACCCAGGGGCAGTACGGGATCATG GCCTTGGGGGGTGGGTACCTCCACTGGGGCCACTTTGAGATGATCCGCCTGACCATCGGCCGCAGCATGGACCCCAAGACCATGTTCGCCATCTGGCGCGTGCCGGCCCCCTACAAGCCGGTGACGCGGAAGAGCCTGGGACATCGCATGGGGGGCGGGAAGGGCCCCATCGACCACTACGTGACGGCGGTGAAGAGCGGGTGTCTGGTGGTGGAGGTAGGCGGGCGCTGCGAGTTCGGGGAGGTGAAGCCCTTCCTCACGCAGGTAGCCAGGAAACTGCCCTTCCCCGCCGTTGCCGTCAGCCGCGACGGCCTCCAGCAGAtgcggcaggaggaggaggagaagaagctCAACAACCAAAACCCCTGGACCTTTGAGCGCGTCGTCACTGCCAACATGCTGGGCATGCGCAAGTACCTCAGCCCCTACGACCTGCGGCTGAAGGGACGCTACTGGGGCAAATTCTTCCTGAAACACAGGGTGTAA
- the LOC140653318 gene encoding membrane-spanning 4-domains subfamily A member 12-like, whose product MQGMGNLRLGSRAVMYTAETLPKGKNRVMGTIQIMTGFMHIGFGIVLTTLTNVYTSVFVIGEIPFLGGVSFIISGCLSIGAEKSPTECAVKGSQTMNIISAIFALLGIVAFIVDLNLNGLYRSGFDYYSYLVLLAGNGISIVLLIFTILEFCIAVATANFWCRATRLSSNEAMLIVPSATRVDLAVPLADLPQPPSYTEVIYDPKEEPS is encoded by the exons ATGCAGGGGATGGGGAACCTGCGGCTGGGCAGCCGCGCCGTGATGTACACGGCCGAGACCCTGCCCAAGGGCAAGAACCGAGTGATGGGG ACCATCCAGATCATGACCGGCTTCATGCACATCGGCTTCGGGATCGTCCTGACGACGCTCACCAACGTCTACACCTCCGTCTTCGTCATCGGAGAGATCCCCTTCTTGGGCGGCGTGTCT TTCATCATCTCAGGCTGCCTCTCCATCGGGGCGGAGAAGAGCCCCACGGAGTGTGCG GTGAAGGGCAGCCAGACCATGAACATCATCAGCGCCATCTTCGCTCTGCTGGGCATCGTCGCCTTCATCGTAGACCTCAATCTGAACGGGCTCTACCGCTCCGGCTTTGACTACTACAGCTATCTTGTCCTG CTCGCAGGGAACGGGATTTCCATCGTGCTGCTCATCTTCACCATCCTGGAGTTCTGCATCGCCGTGGCCACTGCCAATTTCTGGTGCCGGGCCACCCGCCTCAGCTCCAACGAG gCCATGCTGATTGTGCCCAGTGCCACGCGGGTGGACCTGGCAGTGCCGCTGGCTGACCTGCCCCAGCCGCCCAGCTACACCGAGGTGATCTACGACCCCAAAGAAGAGCCCAGCTAG
- the LOC140652783 gene encoding zona pellucida sperm-binding protein 3-like, whose protein sequence is MKALRRRWFVLFLVAAAWAQDALVSVTCGHAWLSVAVPAGLLGSRVASGELTLGSSCGVTAVNGDGYRLEHPLVGCGTTLELLPDSIRYSNVLRYRPSAGGPVARTRPFSLPVDCYYPRTGSVSSGAVQPTWVPFGSTVAHRRRLRFALDVYDSTWSSRLRQPTYSLGELINIEASVSTDPRLPLRVFVDKCVASPSAAAWLKYEVIADNGCLLDGQLGRSRFLPQRGDRFLRFQLDTFLFPNVSGSQIYLRCHLKAVAEGAGSTSGKACSYDRVAAAWRSPDGADCSCCGSPAGCGGRRQRRLAGNGGLLGEASIRLGPLELLSALPSSSPAPTGLPTAPEPSTALPRRPSVPVVRGGKRDSGPALPVPGTMLAMVAMCSILAAVGMAGCYCSVQRHRSGRRVGDPEAAPGEPCAVAMVPTAAGGAGATPGTPPAPADPAAV, encoded by the exons ATGAAGGCTCTCAGGAGAAGGTGGTTTGTGCTCTTTCTTGTGGCTGCAGCCTGGGCGCAGGATGCCCTGG TCTCTGTTACGTGCGGCCACGCGTGGCTCTCCGTGGCGGTGCCGGCTGGCCTCCTGGGGAGCCGTGTGGCTAGCGGGGAGCTGACGCTGGGATCCAGCTGCGGAGTGACCGCCGTTAACGGGGACGGGTACCGGCTGGAGCACCCGCTCGTGGGCTGCGGGACCACCCTGGAG ctcctcccagaCAGCATCCGCTACAGCAACGTCCTCCGCTACCGTCCCTCAGCCGGGGGGCCCGTGGCTCGCACCAGACCCTTCTCCCTCCCCGTGGACTGTTACTACCCCAG GACGGGCAGCGTTTCATCTGGGGCCGTCCAGCCCACCTGGGTCCCCTTCGGCTCCACCGTCGCTCACCGGAGACGCTTGCGTTTCGCCCTGGACGTGTATGACA GTACCTGGTCCTCCCGCCTGCGCCAGCCCACCTATTCCCTGGGGGAGCTGATCAATATCGAGGCGTCGGTGAGCACCGACCCCCGCCTGCCCCTGAGGGTCTTCGTGGACAAGTGCGTGGCCAGCCCGAGCGCGGCAGCGTGGCTGAAATACGAGGTTATCGCCGACAACGG GTGCCTGCTGGATGGGCAGCTTGGTCGCTCCCGCTTCCTACCCCAGCGTGGAGACCGCTTCCTCCGCTTCCAGCTGGACACCTTCCTCTTCCCGAACGTCTCTGGCAGCCAG ATCTACCTCCGCTGTCACCTGAAGGCTGTGGCAgagggggctggcagcacctcCGGCAAAGCCTGTTCCTACGACCGCGTGGCAGCCGCCTGGCGATCGCCGGATGGGGCCGACTGCTCGTGCTGTGGCTCTCCAGCCGGCTgcgggggccggcggcagcgccggcTGGCCGGCAACGGAG GGCTCCTGGGGGAAGCCAGCATCCGCCTCGGTCCCCTGGAGCTGCTCTCGGCTCTGCCCAGCTCATCCCCGGCCCCCACGGGGCTCCCCACGGCACCGGAGCCCAGCACGGCACTGCCTCGCCGCCCCTCGGTCCCCGTGGTGCGGGGCGGGAAGAGGGACTCGG GGCCGGCTCTCCCCGTCCCCGGCACCATGCTGGCCATGGTGGCCATGTGCTCCATCCTAGCCGCCGTGGGCATGGCTGGCTGCTACTGCTCGGTGCAGCGGCACCGGAGCGGGCGCCGGGTGGGAGACCCCGaagcagccccaggggagcccTGCGCTGTGGCCATGGTCCCCACTGCAgccggcggtgccggggccacccccgggaccccccctgctcctgcagatcctgctgctgtgtga